The Candidatus Cloacimonadota bacterium genome contains a region encoding:
- a CDS encoding GNAT family N-acetyltransferase, giving the protein MTKITTIRNKAELELFLPQEQLAQWLHINLDQFTDAVPAISKAVDYAFSGEPGKGGFLLLAHEEKELAGALVMNATGMAGYVPEYLLVYIAVGPEHRGQGIGGKLIQRALELCQGEVALHVEYDNPASRLYKRMGFTSKYAEMRWTREA; this is encoded by the coding sequence ATGACCAAGATAACAACCATACGCAACAAAGCGGAACTGGAGCTTTTCCTCCCCCAGGAACAGCTTGCCCAGTGGCTGCACATCAATCTGGACCAGTTCACGGACGCGGTGCCGGCCATTTCCAAGGCGGTGGATTACGCTTTTTCCGGCGAACCCGGCAAAGGTGGCTTCTTGTTGCTGGCCCACGAGGAGAAGGAACTGGCCGGAGCGCTGGTGATGAACGCCACCGGGATGGCTGGCTACGTGCCGGAATATTTGCTGGTCTATATCGCCGTGGGTCCGGAACACAGAGGCCAGGGAATCGGCGGAAAGCTGATCCAGAGAGCCTTGGAACTCTGCCAGGGCGAAGTGGCCCTGCACGTGGAATACGACAATCCGGCCTCCCGCCTCTACAAAAGGATGGGCTTCACCAGCAAATACGCCGAGATGCGCTGGACCAGGGAGGCCTGA
- a CDS encoding T9SS type A sorting domain-containing protein, whose translation MKRPLVMLLLLLAAALAANPTYYPLTTIAESCVLQGNAPSNTALASLANVLAATHRGELIAARLYHNSGALSSPSVEDRFAWHNATSVPTVVFNGNEALVGAQTEAVYAQTVAAKRFQAAPVKLQITSFTPASGAISVSAWLLDPNVDISGQTLALMLVEDNVGTETNVTRQIKYQTINLPGSGDPVVFTDSFAIDPGWNQANLWAIAAVQTDVHQILQSASTLPLPTYNIRAAIPWDPAGLSAAPNTLFSSETLAIFNTGSFDTMQVLLLPDDAPADWFFNYCDEIGGCYPGDQPLPLVLGSGDSKEFHLNLWVGSPGTATFHYEISSPNLGTFTIPFVLQTSTSVSDQLLQPALRLESNSPNPFRGSTAFQVTAAKSGPASIQVFDAKGRLIAETPVQNLGPGSHRIDWQAPSGLPSGIYLYRLKDASAPPRRMLLLK comes from the coding sequence ATGAAAAGACCACTAGTTATGCTGCTTCTGCTGTTGGCCGCCGCCCTGGCCGCCAATCCAACCTACTATCCGCTTACCACCATCGCGGAATCCTGCGTGCTGCAGGGCAACGCCCCCAGCAACACCGCCCTGGCCAGTCTGGCCAATGTGCTGGCCGCCACCCACCGGGGTGAATTGATCGCCGCCCGGCTTTACCACAACTCCGGCGCGCTCAGCAGCCCCAGCGTTGAGGACCGCTTCGCCTGGCACAACGCCACCAGCGTGCCCACCGTTGTCTTCAATGGCAACGAAGCCCTGGTGGGCGCCCAGACGGAGGCTGTGTACGCCCAAACCGTGGCCGCCAAACGCTTCCAGGCCGCGCCAGTGAAACTCCAGATCACTTCCTTCACCCCCGCTAGCGGTGCTATCTCCGTTTCTGCCTGGCTGCTGGACCCCAACGTGGACATCAGCGGCCAGACCCTCGCTCTGATGCTGGTGGAGGACAACGTGGGAACAGAAACCAACGTCACCCGCCAGATCAAATACCAAACCATCAACCTGCCCGGATCCGGCGATCCGGTGGTGTTCACGGACAGTTTTGCCATCGACCCTGGCTGGAACCAGGCCAACCTCTGGGCCATCGCCGCCGTCCAGACCGATGTACACCAGATATTACAAAGCGCCTCCACCCTGCCGCTGCCCACCTACAACATCCGCGCCGCCATACCCTGGGACCCGGCCGGGCTCAGCGCCGCGCCGAACACCCTGTTCAGCTCGGAAACGCTTGCCATCTTCAACACCGGCTCCTTCGACACCATGCAGGTGCTGTTGCTGCCCGACGACGCTCCCGCGGACTGGTTTTTCAACTATTGCGACGAGATCGGCGGCTGCTATCCCGGCGACCAGCCTCTGCCCCTGGTGCTTGGCTCCGGCGACAGCAAGGAATTTCATCTCAACCTCTGGGTCGGTTCGCCCGGCACCGCCACCTTCCACTATGAGATCAGCTCGCCCAACCTTGGCACCTTCACCATCCCCTTCGTCTTGCAGACCAGCACCTCCGTCTCCGATCAACTGCTGCAGCCCGCCCTGCGCCTCGAAAGCAACAGCCCCAACCCCTTCCGGGGCTCCACCGCCTTCCAGGTGACGGCGGCCAAAAGCGGCCCCGCCAGTATCCAGGTTTTCGACGCCAAAGGCCGCCTCATCGCGGAAACCCCCGTCCAAAACCTCGGTCCCGGCTCTCATCGGATCGACTGGCAGGCCCCGTCCGGGCTGCCTTCCGGGATCTATCTTTACCGCCTCAAGGACGCCTCCGCGCCGCCCCGCCGGATGCTGCTGCTGAAGTAA
- a CDS encoding formylglycine-generating enzyme family protein, which yields MKTALVLFVIFWSLALGLSGENLPAKAWQVGEGKVSEVLLPQAESGQRTDPPQNVMAQITAGGKLRLSWSPVTGAEGTVNIYRADTPAAPGDPAWTRVLLLPASYSQFDLPLETAGFFYLTHDPAVSIPPDLALVEGGSTAGITVGTFYIGKYEVTTDSWNYYVLGGSGDTFPRRDLSWLDTIMYCNARSVAEGLEPCYYFTLGGVNYGTAYSTWPNDPDYGWSWHDTGWMESCINWNTLANGYRLLTHAEWEYAARGGLLSQGYAYSGSNDINAVAWYGYSGIHPVGQKAPNELGLHDMSGNVWEWNWDWTSYHNRCRSGGGYNSSYDYCYVWSWFGTYAGAYESDFGFRVGRDAH from the coding sequence ATGAAAACAGCCTTGGTTTTGTTTGTGATCTTTTGGTCCCTGGCTCTGGGACTGAGCGGCGAGAACCTACCGGCCAAAGCCTGGCAGGTTGGTGAGGGCAAGGTTTCTGAGGTCCTTCTTCCCCAGGCGGAAAGCGGCCAGCGCACCGATCCGCCCCAGAACGTTATGGCGCAGATCACCGCTGGGGGCAAGCTCCGCCTGAGTTGGTCTCCCGTCACCGGCGCGGAGGGAACCGTGAACATCTATCGCGCGGACACTCCGGCGGCGCCCGGGGATCCCGCCTGGACCAGGGTTCTACTCCTTCCCGCCAGCTACAGCCAATTCGACCTTCCCCTGGAAACCGCTGGCTTCTTTTACCTCACTCACGATCCCGCGGTGTCCATCCCCCCGGACCTGGCTTTGGTGGAGGGAGGCTCGACGGCGGGGATTACCGTGGGGACCTTCTACATCGGCAAATACGAGGTTACCACGGATTCCTGGAACTACTACGTGTTGGGTGGCAGCGGCGACACTTTCCCGCGCCGGGACCTCAGCTGGCTGGACACCATCATGTATTGCAACGCCCGCAGCGTGGCCGAGGGCTTGGAACCCTGTTACTATTTCACCCTGGGGGGTGTCAATTACGGAACCGCCTACTCGACCTGGCCGAACGATCCCGATTACGGCTGGTCCTGGCATGACACCGGCTGGATGGAGTCTTGCATCAACTGGAACACTTTGGCCAACGGCTATCGCCTGCTCACCCACGCCGAGTGGGAATACGCCGCCCGCGGAGGCCTGCTTTCGCAAGGCTATGCCTACAGCGGCAGCAACGACATCAACGCGGTGGCCTGGTATGGCTACAGCGGCATACATCCCGTGGGGCAGAAAGCGCCCAACGAGCTTGGGCTCCACGACATGAGCGGGAACGTCTGGGAATGGAATTGGGACTGGACCAGCTATCACAACCGCTGTCGCAGCGGCGGCGGCTACAACAGCTCCTATGATTACTGTTACGTCTGGTCCTGGTTTGGAACCTACGCCGGGGCTTATGAAAGCGACTTCGGGTTCAGGGTGGGGAGGGACGCCCACTGA
- a CDS encoding alanine racemase translates to MARLTIHLDKIVANIDRIDALMSEHGKTWSLVVKVLGSNSQALSALLAHPVVRQTHSLAVSQWRVLKLVKEIDPSLVTLYIKPPGIRNAGNVVRFADISFNSSFLTLQALDRAAGKIGQKHRVILMVEMGELREGIHREGLLDFYKKVFKLKNIDIIGLGTNLGCMTGIQPTYDKMLQLVLYQQLLEATFKRKLELVSGASSITLPLLAENKIPLGVNHFRIGEAAFLGTSPLNDKPFLNLMTDTFTFEANIVELYRKDNTPDGILTDANVGETGDFATDTSVHAIVDFGALDVDAKKLIPHNPGVRFFGNSSDLTVFDLGENPSRYETGDVLKFNLKYMAAAQLMNAQFVDKIVKG, encoded by the coding sequence ATGGCCCGGCTTACCATCCATCTGGACAAGATAGTGGCCAACATTGATAGAATCGACGCCCTGATGAGCGAGCACGGCAAAACCTGGTCCCTGGTGGTGAAGGTGCTGGGCAGCAACAGCCAGGCCCTGAGCGCCCTGCTCGCCCACCCCGTGGTCCGCCAAACCCATTCCCTGGCGGTTTCCCAGTGGCGCGTGCTGAAGCTGGTAAAGGAGATCGATCCCAGCCTCGTTACCCTCTACATCAAACCACCCGGCATCAGAAACGCCGGCAATGTGGTCAGATTCGCCGATATTTCCTTCAACAGCTCCTTCCTCACCCTCCAAGCCCTGGACAGGGCCGCGGGGAAAATCGGCCAAAAACACCGCGTGATCCTGATGGTGGAAATGGGCGAACTGCGTGAAGGGATCCACCGCGAAGGCCTGCTGGATTTCTACAAAAAGGTCTTCAAGCTCAAAAACATCGACATCATCGGCCTCGGAACCAATCTGGGCTGCATGACCGGAATCCAGCCAACCTATGACAAAATGCTCCAACTGGTTCTCTACCAGCAACTTCTGGAGGCCACGTTCAAACGCAAACTCGAGCTCGTCTCCGGCGCCAGTTCCATAACCCTGCCCCTGCTGGCTGAAAACAAGATCCCTCTCGGCGTCAACCACTTCCGCATCGGCGAAGCCGCCTTCCTGGGAACCTCACCTCTCAACGACAAACCCTTTCTGAACCTGATGACCGACACCTTCACCTTCGAGGCCAATATCGTGGAACTCTACCGCAAGGACAACACGCCGGACGGGATCCTCACCGACGCAAATGTGGGCGAAACCGGGGATTTTGCCACTGACACCAGTGTTCACGCCATCGTCGATTTCGGCGCCCTCGACGTTGACGCCAAAAAACTCATCCCCCACAACCCCGGCGTCCGCTTTTTCGGAAACAGCTCCGATCTCACCGTCTTCGACCTCGGCGAAAACCCCTCCCGCTACGAAACCGGTGACGTCCTAAAATTCAACCTCAAATACATGGCCGCCGCCCAACTCATGAACGCCCAGTTCGTGGACAAGATCGTCAAGGGCTGA
- a CDS encoding TlpA family protein disulfide reductase has translation MQRLLVLLLVLAAFPLLASPLGKEFETALSSTQNAEQALEVIASYRDRLTDLDDLRQLQNYWMQVDPAGCGEWFGQQYVAHPDRPEYEYLWLRGQTDPGTQLAGGRALIAREPSFYWGYRLFSNTYSQILQDASAPDSLRADIMASLASDRALLLQGLQTWPLDDYLRLALFHHHASQSENDQAEAQLLQLFDPAAIEANFRHVIEFIAATGRVRPFEALYPRLISRLIARGEVPAADSLAYYQYSYLEALRTAKDWAKMRSFLQQNPDLQSNDKTLQNRLLMHLGLSEPETALNLLEGALAAGVITYPEALDNPDYAPLSTLPRHPEVMALAAANWEQARAERKARIIAEKVSRPAPLWELPDPEGNLTRLEDLRGKIVILDFWALWCSPCLKTLPKLDSWLERNSSEDVALISINVWESPSELPNVIDHFSKNSYGMKLLLGDNELPRAYGFSGIPWLCAIDKQGNIAFTQSGFSPVLEETLSVWVEELRR, from the coding sequence ATGCAAAGATTGCTCGTCCTGCTGCTGGTTTTGGCCGCTTTCCCGCTGCTGGCCTCGCCCTTGGGCAAAGAGTTCGAAACTGCCCTGAGCTCCACCCAAAACGCTGAACAGGCCCTGGAGGTGATCGCCAGTTACCGCGACCGCCTCACCGACCTGGATGACCTTCGCCAGCTGCAGAATTACTGGATGCAGGTCGATCCCGCCGGCTGCGGGGAATGGTTTGGCCAGCAATACGTCGCCCATCCGGACCGCCCGGAGTATGAATACCTCTGGCTGCGCGGACAGACCGACCCCGGCACCCAACTGGCCGGAGGCCGTGCCCTGATCGCCCGGGAACCCTCTTTCTACTGGGGCTACCGCCTCTTCAGCAACACCTATTCCCAAATCCTGCAGGATGCCTCCGCCCCGGATTCCCTGCGCGCGGACATCATGGCCAGCCTTGCCTCCGACCGCGCCCTCCTCCTCCAGGGCCTGCAAACCTGGCCCCTGGACGACTATCTCCGCCTCGCCCTCTTCCACCACCACGCCTCCCAAAGCGAGAACGACCAGGCCGAGGCCCAGCTCCTCCAACTCTTCGACCCGGCCGCCATCGAGGCCAATTTCCGCCACGTCATCGAGTTCATCGCCGCCACCGGCCGCGTCCGCCCCTTCGAGGCCCTCTATCCGCGCCTGATCTCACGCCTTATCGCCAGGGGCGAGGTTCCCGCCGCCGACAGCCTTGCCTACTACCAGTATTCCTATCTGGAAGCCCTCAGGACCGCCAAAGACTGGGCAAAAATGCGTTCCTTCCTGCAGCAGAACCCGGACCTCCAGTCCAATGACAAGACGCTGCAAAACCGCCTTCTGATGCATTTGGGGCTGTCCGAACCGGAAACCGCGCTCAACCTTCTGGAAGGCGCTTTGGCCGCCGGCGTCATCACCTATCCGGAGGCCCTGGACAATCCGGATTATGCCCCCCTGTCAACCCTGCCCCGCCATCCGGAGGTGATGGCCCTTGCCGCCGCCAACTGGGAACAGGCCAGGGCCGAACGCAAGGCCCGGATCATCGCGGAAAAGGTCTCCCGTCCCGCCCCTCTCTGGGAATTGCCCGATCCCGAGGGCAACCTGACCCGCCTCGAAGACCTCCGCGGCAAGATCGTCATCCTCGATTTCTGGGCCCTCTGGTGCTCGCCCTGCCTCAAAACCCTGCCCAAGCTCGATTCCTGGCTGGAGCGGAACTCCTCGGAAGACGTCGCGCTGATCTCCATCAACGTTTGGGAAAGCCCCTCCGAACTACCCAATGTGATCGACCACTTCAGCAAAAACAGCTACGGCATGAAGCTCCTCCTGGGCGACAACGAACTGCCCCGGGCCTACGGCTTCTCCGGCATCCCCTGGCTTTGCGCCATTGACAAACAGGGCAACATCGCCTTCACCCAAAGCGGCTTCAGCCCCGTTCTGGAGGAAACCCTCTCCGTCTGGGTGGAGGAATTGCGTCGCTGA